The genomic interval CCTTCATCAACCGAAGTAAACACGCGTCCCTCGTTTTTTGCGCAGGGTTGGTGCGCTGGGTCGTCGCCGAGGTCGCCGCTGGCCGCTCCCCGACCGTCGCGCTCCACCGCTACCAGAACTactgctcctccgcctccgccgccgccgcgtccccaTGGTCGGTTTCCGCGTCTCGCCCTACCCTACCATCTCATCGGCCGTTTCAAATTCTCACCCCGCTGTATGCGCTTGCAGCGCCTGCAGCTACGACGTCCCCGTGGGCACAGATGTACTCTCGCTCCTCCACCGGGGCTCCCACGCCTCCCGGCTCAGTACGCGTCGTTGATTTTTGTCTCAACCTGCGTATCTACGATCATGTTAATGTTAATCAGTTTGGGATGTTTTAATCGATGTGCAGATGTGCTCCTCAGGGTTCTTCTCGTCGTGCAGCAACTCCTGCAGCAGAACAAGCACTGCTCCAAGAGGGACATCTACTACATGTACCCCTCCATATTCCAAGGTCTGCATAGGTTCCATGCCTCCGCTTCTGCTTTTGTTTCCTGCTGTGTGTGACAATTGGAATTCTGACACCTGTTTTTGTCTAAATACTGCAGAACAAGCGGTTGTTGACCGTGCGATCAATGATATATGCGTACTCTTCAAGTGCAGCCGGCACAATCTCAATGTGGTATGTACCGCGTAATCTGTGTTATTTTCCTTCAGAATCTTCAGTTTTGCTTCTAGAAGTTGCGTGTGCATCACATAATAAGATTCCACAGCTGCTACATCCTTTGTGCCCACATTTCTGTCATTAATCATCTggagccttttttttctcaatgctGTTTTACATCTTGAATTCATGTGTATGTACTGTCATAACTGACTGGAATGTGTGCTACCTTGGCTGCTTGCAGGTTCCTGTGGCAAAAGGGTAGGAACTCTGTCAACTATCATAGAGTTGGAGTGTCTGAAGATATGTTTAACTCATTCTACTGTCCTATTGATTGTCCATGCCAATACTTAATAAGATAACTTCTAACCCCTTATCTTCCAAGCACTTGGTCTGCTTAAAACAAAATCTGGATGTAAATAGTGAGATGCTTCTCTTTTAGCAAGGGCTTATAGAGCACTGTGAAGCTACCATTACAGTGCTATGCTCATATATTCTTCACCTATTCATTTCCCCTGTTAAAAACTCATCAATGTCTTTATTATTCCAGCTTGGTGATGGGCTGGATTAGATTTTTAGAGGGAGAAAAGGAAGTCTATTGCATAACGAATGTCAATGCTGTAAGTTCTATGAGTTTCCTTTAATCACTGTAatatgtttctttctttttattgaTATGGTTTGATTTTTGCCTTCTTCAAATGCAGGCCTTCTCTATCCCAGTTAGCATCGAAGCAATAAAAGGTTGTTCAGAAATTTAAAGATCTAAAATTCAGTATTTATGTTACTGTTAATCTGCACTGAAAATAATTCCTTTACAATTTGCTGACATGGATTGCGTGAGGGGTTGGACCATAATCTCAATTATTCAGAATTAGCCACCATCCTTTGTTTTGAGAGAATCCACTTTGATATATTCTGAATCGAATAGCTAGGATTGATCTCTTAGCAAGGTGCTGTTCATTAGACTAAAGAATAAAGTCAGTGCTCAGTATCTTTACCCATCTTGATTTAAGATATGCCAGAAAAAGACTGGACAACAAGTGAACCCACAGTTTATTCTTCATTTTCCTTACAAATATGCGGTTGATTATACTTATATCTTTTACTCACTTTATGTTACAGATTTCCTCTCTTGTTATCTGTGAACTTCAGTGTTATCCCTGATGCCTGAATTATATCTCAAGGAAATTAAGCTATCTTAGGTTTTCTCTTGTAGATGTTGTTAGTGTTGCGGACTACATACTTATTGTCGAGAAGGAGACAGGTATGAGGCTTAAAGATTCCTCATGTGCATGTGATACTTGTACTCTTCCAGTTCCAGCCTTCCTACAGTTCGCTTCTGTACTCTCCTTGCAGTGTTTCAACGTTTGGCTAATGACAAGTTCTGTGAAAGGAATCGCTGCATTGTGATTACAGTACTTACTAACTGCTGAATCTGGTGTTATACACAAAATATTTTCTTGCATTTATTCTTATCTAGTTTGATGTTGTTCTGTCTGCTCAGGGAAGAGGCTACCCAGATATTCCAACAAGAAGGCATATACTCTTTGTTAtacttttctcttttatttttctgaatTGATATTTCAAATGTAAATACTTTATTTTTCCAGATTCTTGCGCTACCTTGTTGAACAGCTGCATTTGCCAGTTTACTGTTTGGTGGATGCAGACCCTTATGGTTTCGACATTCTGGCTACCTACAAATTTGGTTCACTGGTGGGTCATGATTTATCTAATTAGCTGTTTGCTTTGTATTTGCTATTATGCACTATCTGAGCATACCTGTTAATTA from Oryza glaberrima chromosome 3, OglaRS2, whole genome shotgun sequence carries:
- the LOC127766915 gene encoding meiotic recombination protein SPO11-1 isoform X1; the encoded protein is MAGREKRRRVAALDGEERRRRQEEAATLLHRIRGLVRWVVAEVAAGRSPTVALHRYQNYCSSASAAAASPCACSYDVPVGTDVLSLLHRGSHASRLNVLLRVLLVVQQLLQQNKHCSKRDIYYMYPSIFQEQAVVDRAINDICVLFKCSRHNLNVVPVAKGLVMGWIRFLEGEKEVYCITNVNAAFSIPVSIEAIKDVVSVADYILIVEKETVFQRLANDKFCERNRCIVITGRGYPDIPTRRFLRYLVEQLHLPVYCLVDADPYGFDILATYKFGSLQLAYDANFLRVPDIRWLGVFTSDFEDYRLPDCCLLHLSSEDRRKAEGILSRCYLHREAPQWRLELEAMLQKGVKFEIEALSACSISFLSEEYIPKKIKQGRHI
- the LOC127766915 gene encoding meiotic recombination protein SPO11-1 isoform X2 gives rise to the protein MAGREKRRRVAALDGEERRRRQEEAATLLHRIRGLVRWVVAEVAAGRSPTVALHRYQNYCSSASAAAASPCYDVPVGTDVLSLLHRGSHASRLNVLLRVLLVVQQLLQQNKHCSKRDIYYMYPSIFQEQAVVDRAINDICVLFKCSRHNLNVVPVAKGLVMGWIRFLEGEKEVYCITNVNAAFSIPVSIEAIKDVVSVADYILIVEKETVFQRLANDKFCERNRCIVITGRGYPDIPTRRFLRYLVEQLHLPVYCLVDADPYGFDILATYKFGSLQLAYDANFLRVPDIRWLGVFTSDFEDYRLPDCCLLHLSSEDRRKAEGILSRCYLHREAPQWRLELEAMLQKGVKFEIEALSACSISFLSEEYIPKKIKQGRHI